One region of Manduca sexta isolate Smith_Timp_Sample1 chromosome 25, JHU_Msex_v1.0, whole genome shotgun sequence genomic DNA includes:
- the LOC119190550 gene encoding protein rolling stone-like yields the protein MVKCYRGSVSLSDLWISSHEKLSDFQASSWQRGDSPVPLLVVRMLLATLALGILIWSVVTSPTPYWLVFLTNWGLVLVAMMTVNGLLVSCIAVGKTTFDDKELPWYVSMYWLIFNTTVTIAIMITALYWILLYNPDPETPHEPPSFWLDVSTHAFNSCIALADLLVSRTPVRLPHIYQPLGLGLWYVAFSVIYYVAGGLVNGEPFIYEILDWRQSKRAGTIVGLAMVGLLALYVILWAIALCRDKISTSYIRTRGHDLPTAPPDRHMVV from the exons ATGGTGAAATGTTATAGGGGAAGTGTATCGTTATCGGATCTTTGGATATCTTCACATGAGAAGTTGAGTGATTTTCAAGCGTCGTCATGGCAACGAGGGGATTCACCGGTGCCACTGCTGGTGGTGCGAATGTTGCTGGCCACTCTCGCTTTGGGCATCCTCATTTGGTCGGTAGTAACCTCGCCGACACCCTATTGGTTGGTATTCCTAACCAACTGGGGGCTGGTGCTGGTGGCTATGATGACCGTAAATGGGCTGCTCGTATCGTGTATCGCTGTTGGGAAGACGACGTTTG ATGACAAAGAATTGCCGTGGTACGTGAGCATGTATTGGCTGATATTCAACACCACCGTTACCATCGCCATCATGATCACAGCCCTTTACTGGATACTGCTGTATAACCCAG ATCCCGAGACTCCTCATGAACCGCCGTCGTTCTGGCTGGACGTGTCGACGCACGCGTTCAACTCATGCATAGCCCTGGCAGACCTGCTAGTGTCGCGCACCCCAGTCCGACTACCGCACATATACCAACCTCTCGGCTTGGGTCTGTGGTACGTCGCATTCTCGGTAATTTACTACGTCGCCGGAGGGCTCGT AAATGGTGAACCATTCATCTACGAAATCCTTGATTGGCGGCAAAGCAAACGCGCTGGGACCATAGTGGGCCTCGCGATGGTGGGCCTATTGGCGCTGTACGTGATACTGTGGGCCATAGCACTGTGCCGGGACAAGATATCCACCTCTTACATAAGGACCCGAGGCCATGACCTGCCAACCGCGCCGCCCGACCGACACATGGTCGTATGA
- the LOC115443758 gene encoding uncharacterized protein LOC115443758 isoform X1, translating into MFVSHEQNANKKKYQKPNILRRRPHMSVVRPAGSDIETPTSSTATQYTKVATHLTVEKIKQNHVSSFHTHTVIPKQEAADFDNLPISCVSDNNLNPSTRCNILENNQINNNECLEQVSLNVESFLNAATKKEESKPSLKEEPTTNENWCLGFIDSKEIVLSTYGGSQLCGKDHETDLMSEGVPSTIESSLHPDYSISQEVQSTEAPAQNFTIDCFSTRAVKFKCDEPNCNKGFWSELKLKKHKNTHNKQSGTRGVQVAECPVKKTIEDGTEERCGRTFLLREQLSKHLNEDHSPDEALYRCEVCGRRFFWAVGLRAHRQAQCARGWLACGWPGCGKQFRQPCRLREHARAHTGDRPYACPFPECGWSFRSASKLQRHARRHTGERRHACAACGRAFLRREHLREHCARCHPPHGAGASDPASARAPRTARAPRTPRAARRARTVPSASQTSNVLEDNTLVIDPSTTTVGVKCELGDRASVIETVPVRPRDNTFVFSLVSETKVENASSKMEEMSCMEEAEEAVVVEDADDAECADSEEEWHAARTHCTWPLARAPPHAPPHAPPHAPPHAHAHALYQHDAYVLEEDVPTEQSETSENNIYTIRSDLFLHGNVLINEDSEFVVSRDYAGRHLGTSGHGAEGVAGGEAPAGSAGGAGGAGGAGGAGPLDAALDYIDVHPTIDLMPEELMYADAAVDESSFRVFLMNGEELT; encoded by the exons ATGTTTGTTTCGCATGAGCAAAATGCCAACAAGAAAAAGTACCAAAAACCAAACATACTCAGGAGGAGACCGCATATGTCTGTGGTGAGGCCTGCTGGAAGTGACATAGAAACTCCCACAAGCAGCACGGCTACACAGTACACAAAGGTGGCCACTCACCTTACTGTAGAGAAGATAAAACAAAACCATGTTAGTTCTttccacacacacacagttataCCAAAACAAGAAGCTGCAGATTTTGATAACCTTCCAATCAGTTGTGTCTCTGATAATAATTTGAATCCAAGTACAAGATGTaacattttagaaaataatcagattaata ataatGAATGTCTGGAGCAAGTATCTCTAAATGTTGAGTCTTTTTTGAATGCTGCAACTAAAAAG GAGGAATCAAAACCATCACTAAAAGAAGAACCTACTACTAATGAAAATTGGTGCTTAGGATTCATTGACTCAAAGGAAATTGTGCTTAGCACAT ATGGTGGATCTCAGTTATGTGGTAAGGATCATGAGACAGATCTCATGTCAGAGGGAGTGCCTTCTACTATAGAATCTTCCTTGCATCCAGATTATTCAATCTCTCAAGAAGTGCAATCCACTGAGGCACCTGCTCAAAATTTTACTATTGACTGTTTTTCTACTAGAGCTGTTAAGTTTAAG TGTGACGAACCTAACTGCAATAAAGGGTTCTGGAGTGAGCTGAAACTAAAGAAACACAAAAACACTCATAACAAGCAAAGTGGCACGAGAGGTGTTCAGGTCGCCGAGTGCCCAGTAAAGAAAACCATTGAGGATGGTACTGAAGAACGTTGTGGTAGGACGTTTCTGCTCAGGGAACAGCTGTCCAAGCATTTGAATGAAGACCACTCACCCGACGAGGCCCTCTATAG GTGCGAGGTGTGCGGGCGACGGTTCTTTTGGGCGGTGGGGCTGCGCGCGCACCGGCAGGCGCAGTGCGCGCGCGGGTGGCTGGCGTGCGGCTGGCCCGGCTGCGGTAAGCAGTTCCGCCAGCCTTGCCGTTTGCGCGAGCACGCGCGCGCCCACACCGGCGACCGCCCCTACGCTTGCCCCTTCCCA GAATGCGGCTGGTCGTTCAGGTCTGCGAGCAAGTTGCAGCGGCACGCGCGGCGGCACACGGGCGAGCGGCGGCAcgcgtgcgcggcgtgcgggCGCGCCTTCCTGCGCCGCGAGCACCTGCGCGAGCACTGTGCGCGCTGCCACCCGCCGCACGGCGCCGGCGCGTCGGACCCCGCCTCCGCCCGCGCGCCGCGCACCGCccgcgcgccgcgcacgccgcgcgctGCTCGACGTGCTCGAACTGTCCCTTccg CATCTCAGACATCGAATGTATTAGAAGACAACACATTGGTCATTGATCCGAGCACGACCACCGTTGGTGTAAAATGTGAGCTGGGAGATCGAGCCAGCGTCATCGAGACTGTTCCAGTTAGACCGCGGGACAACACTTTTGTG TTTAGTTTGGTGTCTGAAACTAAAGTGGAAAATGCGAGCAGTAAAATGGAGGAGATGTCCTGTATGGAGGAGGCGGAGGAAGCGGTGGTCGTGGAGGATGCAGACGATGCGGAGTGTGCGGATAGTGAGGAGGAGTGGCACGCGGCGCGCACGCACTGCACGTGGCCGCTCGCGCGCGCGCCCCCGCACGCGCCCCCGCACGCGCCCCCGCACGCGCccccgcacgcgcacgcgcacgcactCTACCAACACGATGCCTACGTGCTCGAGGAGGATGTGCCG ACTGAACAGTCGGAGACTTCGGAGAACAACATATACACGATCCGGAGCGACCTGTTTCTTCACGGGAATGTGTTGATTAATGAAGACAGCGA GTTCGTGGTGAGTCGTGATTACGCAGGGCGGCACCTCGGCACGAGCGGGCACGGCGCGGAGGGGGTCGCGGGGGGCGAGGCGCCCGCCGGcagcgcggggggcgcggggggcgcggggggcgcgggcggcgcgggcccGCTCGACGCCGCGCTCGACTATATCGACGTGCACCCCACCATCGACCTCATGCCG GAGGAGCTGATGTATGCGGACGCCGCCGTCGACGAGTCATCGTTCAGAGTGTTTCTAATGAACGGCGAGGAGCTCACTTAA
- the LOC115443758 gene encoding zinc finger protein 239 isoform X2 — protein MFVSHEQNANKKKYQKPNILRRRPHMSVVRPAGSDIETPTSSTATQYTKVATHLTVEKIKQNHVSSFHTHTVIPKQEAADFDNLPISCVSDNNLNPSTRCNILENNQINNNECLEQVSLNVESFLNAATKKEESKPSLKEEPTTNENWCLGFIDSKEIVLSTYGGSQLCGKDHETDLMSEGVPSTIESSLHPDYSISQEVQSTEAPAQNFTIDCFSTRAVKFKCDEPNCNKGFWSELKLKKHKNTHNKQSGTRGVQVAECPVKKTIEDGTEERCGRTFLLREQLSKHLNEDHSPDEALYRCEVCGRRFFWAVGLRAHRQAQCARGWLACGWPGCGKQFRQPCRLREHARAHTGDRPYACPFPECGWSFRSASKLQRHARRHTGERRHACAACGRAFLRREHLREHCARCHPPHGAGASDPASARAPRTARAPRTPRAARRARTVPSASQTSNVLEDNTLVIDPSTTTVGVKCELGDRASVIETVPVRPRDNTFVFSLVSETKVENASSKMEEMSCMEEAEEAVVVEDADDAECADSEEEWHAARTHCTWPLARAPPHAPPHAPPHAPPHAHAHALYQHDAYVLEEDVPTEQSETSENNIYTIRSDLFLHGNVLINEDSSW, from the exons ATGTTTGTTTCGCATGAGCAAAATGCCAACAAGAAAAAGTACCAAAAACCAAACATACTCAGGAGGAGACCGCATATGTCTGTGGTGAGGCCTGCTGGAAGTGACATAGAAACTCCCACAAGCAGCACGGCTACACAGTACACAAAGGTGGCCACTCACCTTACTGTAGAGAAGATAAAACAAAACCATGTTAGTTCTttccacacacacacagttataCCAAAACAAGAAGCTGCAGATTTTGATAACCTTCCAATCAGTTGTGTCTCTGATAATAATTTGAATCCAAGTACAAGATGTaacattttagaaaataatcagattaata ataatGAATGTCTGGAGCAAGTATCTCTAAATGTTGAGTCTTTTTTGAATGCTGCAACTAAAAAG GAGGAATCAAAACCATCACTAAAAGAAGAACCTACTACTAATGAAAATTGGTGCTTAGGATTCATTGACTCAAAGGAAATTGTGCTTAGCACAT ATGGTGGATCTCAGTTATGTGGTAAGGATCATGAGACAGATCTCATGTCAGAGGGAGTGCCTTCTACTATAGAATCTTCCTTGCATCCAGATTATTCAATCTCTCAAGAAGTGCAATCCACTGAGGCACCTGCTCAAAATTTTACTATTGACTGTTTTTCTACTAGAGCTGTTAAGTTTAAG TGTGACGAACCTAACTGCAATAAAGGGTTCTGGAGTGAGCTGAAACTAAAGAAACACAAAAACACTCATAACAAGCAAAGTGGCACGAGAGGTGTTCAGGTCGCCGAGTGCCCAGTAAAGAAAACCATTGAGGATGGTACTGAAGAACGTTGTGGTAGGACGTTTCTGCTCAGGGAACAGCTGTCCAAGCATTTGAATGAAGACCACTCACCCGACGAGGCCCTCTATAG GTGCGAGGTGTGCGGGCGACGGTTCTTTTGGGCGGTGGGGCTGCGCGCGCACCGGCAGGCGCAGTGCGCGCGCGGGTGGCTGGCGTGCGGCTGGCCCGGCTGCGGTAAGCAGTTCCGCCAGCCTTGCCGTTTGCGCGAGCACGCGCGCGCCCACACCGGCGACCGCCCCTACGCTTGCCCCTTCCCA GAATGCGGCTGGTCGTTCAGGTCTGCGAGCAAGTTGCAGCGGCACGCGCGGCGGCACACGGGCGAGCGGCGGCAcgcgtgcgcggcgtgcgggCGCGCCTTCCTGCGCCGCGAGCACCTGCGCGAGCACTGTGCGCGCTGCCACCCGCCGCACGGCGCCGGCGCGTCGGACCCCGCCTCCGCCCGCGCGCCGCGCACCGCccgcgcgccgcgcacgccgcgcgctGCTCGACGTGCTCGAACTGTCCCTTccg CATCTCAGACATCGAATGTATTAGAAGACAACACATTGGTCATTGATCCGAGCACGACCACCGTTGGTGTAAAATGTGAGCTGGGAGATCGAGCCAGCGTCATCGAGACTGTTCCAGTTAGACCGCGGGACAACACTTTTGTG TTTAGTTTGGTGTCTGAAACTAAAGTGGAAAATGCGAGCAGTAAAATGGAGGAGATGTCCTGTATGGAGGAGGCGGAGGAAGCGGTGGTCGTGGAGGATGCAGACGATGCGGAGTGTGCGGATAGTGAGGAGGAGTGGCACGCGGCGCGCACGCACTGCACGTGGCCGCTCGCGCGCGCGCCCCCGCACGCGCCCCCGCACGCGCCCCCGCACGCGCccccgcacgcgcacgcgcacgcactCTACCAACACGATGCCTACGTGCTCGAGGAGGATGTGCCG ACTGAACAGTCGGAGACTTCGGAGAACAACATATACACGATCCGGAGCGACCTGTTTCTTCACGGGAATGTGTTGATTAATGAAGACA GTTCGTGGTGA